The following coding sequences lie in one Microbacterium sp. XT11 genomic window:
- a CDS encoding protealysin inhibitor emfourin, which translates to MSASPQPTDDRVVIAVVRTGGIAGLRRRWRVERDPADAEDLIALIDSCPWDSEPAAATGADRFVWSIRARTPEHQHEQELPDAALDGPWRDLVDAVRAASR; encoded by the coding sequence GTGAGCGCGTCCCCGCAACCGACTGACGACAGGGTCGTCATCGCCGTCGTGCGCACCGGAGGGATCGCGGGTCTCCGTCGACGATGGCGGGTCGAGCGGGACCCCGCCGACGCCGAAGATCTCATCGCCCTGATCGACAGCTGCCCGTGGGATTCCGAGCCCGCCGCCGCGACCGGGGCAGATCGATTCGTCTGGAGCATCCGCGCCCGCACACCGGAGCACCAGCACGAGCAGGAGCTCCCCGATGCGGCGCTCGACGGACCCTGGCGCGATCTCGTCGACGCGGTGAGGGCAGCATCCCGCTGA
- a CDS encoding ribonuclease H family protein produces the protein MTITAAADGSALGNPGPNGWAWYIDDANWAAGGSPHGTNNQGELQAVLELLRATAGTDEKLLIECDSRYVIDSVTKWMPGWKRRGWRKSDGGPVLNRDLLEAIDEALRGRQVEFSWVRGHAGHPLNEAADERANAAAKAYQQKQEPRRGPGFTRATDAGAAVAASAAVAAAATAGTGTGAVATAGASARAVADAVGDLPTTSSAPPSVGDDGWVDSPDVEWPDAPVATPSQTEPLWAEASDLLEGLDEPPAAPVVLRVTLTADEHARLSDRADAQGISLEEALRRLI, from the coding sequence ATGACGATCACCGCCGCCGCAGACGGCTCCGCCCTGGGCAATCCCGGCCCGAACGGGTGGGCCTGGTACATCGACGACGCGAACTGGGCCGCCGGCGGGTCGCCGCACGGCACCAACAATCAGGGCGAGCTGCAGGCGGTGCTCGAGCTGCTGCGTGCGACAGCCGGTACGGATGAGAAGCTCCTCATCGAGTGCGACAGCCGGTATGTGATCGATTCGGTGACCAAGTGGATGCCGGGATGGAAGCGCCGCGGTTGGCGCAAGTCCGACGGCGGCCCGGTGCTCAACCGCGACCTGCTCGAGGCTATCGACGAGGCCCTTCGCGGACGTCAGGTCGAGTTCTCTTGGGTGCGCGGCCACGCCGGCCATCCGCTCAACGAGGCCGCCGACGAGCGCGCCAACGCCGCCGCAAAGGCGTACCAGCAGAAGCAGGAACCACGGCGAGGCCCCGGTTTCACCAGGGCGACGGATGCCGGAGCCGCCGTCGCCGCGTCAGCCGCCGTCGCCGCGGCCGCCACGGCGGGCACGGGCACGGGCGCGGTCGCCACGGCGGGCGCCAGCGCGCGCGCGGTCGCGGACGCGGTCGGCGACCTCCCCACGACGTCGAGCGCGCCCCCGAGCGTCGGCGACGACGGATGGGTCGACAGCCCCGACGTGGAGTGGCCCGACGCGCCCGTCGCGACGCCCTCACAGACCGAGCCGTTGTGGGCCGAAGCCTCCGATCTGCTTGAAGGTCTCGACGAGCCCCCGGCCGCGCCCGTCGTGCTGCGCGTGACGCTGACGGCCGACGAGCACGCACGGCTGTCCGACCGCGCGGACGCTCAGGGCATCTCGCTCGAAGAAGCCCTGCGCCGCCTGATCTGA
- a CDS encoding tetratricopeptide repeat protein, with translation MRAATDASDTRLDELATAVMARVSADEVLDLFAPQLERLASASNRARWRSAFVTLARGDSAIVADEIDLDRLSEDAAVLLEEIVAREASRFESPLYNAFAVSLLLDREGRSGNRVSEKHPVTPTGRTSNLWTLPLPGEPFVDRAERAAMNAVLRECGVVVLAGGPGMGKSFLARAAAQEALDGGEVDLVWWVSASGDEQLLASCEALLDAHGVRPGDDPRAQVRALLSERERWMLVIDAAEDQSVVSAVVPAGHRGGKTVITTRSTSAFHPSQVVSLDSVGEDALAGMARGILPHLSDAELHETFEMCSRIPLAIVTVCRYMASTGAGISELSSLLRSAPASVLSDPVGPHYPASFTEVLSRMFTELRASDPYAASLLLALAVSGATDVPHDVLEIVAAKHTDPRGIGPSVHALARLGLIAAGRRLLSCHALIASTVIDLAGPSEVRRAADRILEAVSALCETPGRATTSRLSAVVDAADGHAAEQSEHRLPTRLSLAGALAESGRIASAYRQVAASDALVRTRVDDLSRCLACARVHLSAGLPRLALSEAGSALDTVRDDGPVDVVAAIHVIVAWSQSLLGNAEAAKASITEALTLVPTDRDVQALHSHFSLLDAAPKRRMTEYAALAASTRGRGGMEGFYLVMAARAALDCGEPNAAVDLATRAVEIDSETSGAASQSVARDLNDLGMAYIAAGDLEKGEESLRRSLDIYRSETPDHALAVMPELHLARILTLRARTVSTEAEGLRLLDEARSILEPAVRRHEGVAPTSREHAALLFALADTFVLTKPGRAAALLRRAREIDRAVFGDVHEEVGIDTARLMQAQLNAGDSAGALESFTTVASRLGEWESERPDLAAQLHLFRLWALAEQPENPARDAALAYARAQVERVLALPGVDETTLSLFAFLRGASDG, from the coding sequence ATGCGCGCTGCCACCGATGCGAGCGATACGCGGCTCGATGAACTCGCCACTGCCGTGATGGCCCGCGTGAGCGCCGATGAGGTGCTCGACCTGTTCGCGCCGCAGCTCGAGCGTCTCGCCAGCGCCTCCAACCGCGCGCGGTGGAGGAGTGCCTTCGTCACATTGGCCCGGGGCGATTCCGCGATCGTCGCCGACGAGATCGACCTGGATCGGCTGAGCGAGGATGCTGCGGTGCTCCTCGAGGAAATCGTGGCTCGGGAGGCTTCGCGTTTCGAGAGCCCGCTCTACAACGCCTTCGCGGTCTCGTTGCTGCTCGATCGAGAGGGCCGCAGCGGTAACCGCGTCTCGGAGAAGCATCCTGTGACACCCACAGGGCGGACGTCCAATCTCTGGACTCTGCCCTTGCCCGGTGAACCCTTCGTGGACCGTGCCGAGAGAGCTGCGATGAATGCCGTGTTGCGGGAATGCGGCGTCGTCGTTCTCGCGGGCGGACCAGGCATGGGCAAGAGCTTCCTGGCCCGGGCAGCGGCGCAGGAAGCGCTCGACGGAGGAGAGGTCGACCTCGTGTGGTGGGTGTCGGCGTCCGGCGACGAGCAGCTGCTCGCCTCCTGCGAGGCATTGCTCGACGCCCATGGCGTCCGCCCCGGCGACGACCCCAGGGCACAGGTGCGCGCGTTGCTCTCCGAACGGGAGAGATGGATGCTGGTGATCGACGCCGCCGAGGATCAGTCTGTCGTCAGCGCCGTCGTCCCCGCAGGGCATCGCGGCGGAAAGACGGTCATAACGACCAGGTCGACGTCGGCGTTCCACCCCTCGCAGGTCGTCTCGCTCGACTCCGTGGGTGAGGACGCCCTCGCGGGGATGGCGCGTGGCATTCTTCCCCATCTCAGTGATGCCGAACTGCATGAGACGTTCGAGATGTGCTCTCGGATCCCTCTGGCGATCGTGACGGTGTGTCGCTACATGGCCTCCACCGGGGCGGGGATCAGCGAACTGTCCTCGCTCTTGCGATCCGCCCCCGCGTCTGTGCTCTCCGATCCGGTCGGCCCGCACTATCCGGCGAGCTTCACCGAGGTTCTCTCCCGCATGTTCACCGAGCTTCGCGCGAGCGACCCGTACGCGGCCTCGCTGCTGCTTGCGCTCGCCGTCAGCGGTGCAACCGATGTGCCACACGACGTGCTGGAGATCGTCGCCGCGAAGCACACGGACCCGCGGGGCATCGGACCATCGGTGCACGCACTGGCGCGGCTCGGCCTCATAGCCGCCGGAAGGAGGCTGCTCAGCTGTCACGCGCTGATCGCCTCGACTGTCATCGACCTCGCGGGCCCGTCTGAAGTCCGCCGCGCAGCAGACCGCATCCTGGAAGCGGTCAGCGCGTTGTGCGAGACGCCGGGTCGCGCCACGACCTCACGGCTGAGCGCGGTTGTTGACGCTGCGGACGGCCACGCTGCGGAGCAGAGCGAGCATCGCCTGCCGACTCGCCTTTCCCTCGCGGGAGCTCTCGCGGAGAGCGGAAGGATCGCGAGCGCGTACCGGCAGGTCGCGGCATCCGACGCGCTGGTGCGCACACGAGTCGACGACCTCTCGCGGTGCCTCGCGTGTGCCCGCGTTCATCTTTCTGCGGGCCTTCCCCGTCTGGCCTTGAGCGAGGCGGGTAGCGCGCTGGACACAGTCCGAGATGACGGACCGGTCGACGTGGTCGCGGCGATTCATGTGATCGTCGCGTGGTCGCAGAGCCTGTTGGGCAATGCAGAAGCGGCGAAGGCATCGATCACCGAGGCGTTGACCCTGGTGCCGACCGACAGAGACGTCCAGGCGCTGCATTCACACTTCTCACTGCTTGACGCTGCCCCTAAGCGCCGCATGACGGAGTACGCCGCCCTCGCCGCTTCAACCCGTGGCCGAGGCGGGATGGAGGGTTTCTACCTCGTCATGGCAGCGCGCGCAGCCCTGGACTGCGGGGAGCCGAATGCGGCCGTCGATCTCGCGACACGTGCCGTGGAGATCGACTCCGAGACGTCGGGAGCTGCCAGTCAGTCGGTGGCCCGCGATCTCAACGACCTCGGCATGGCATACATTGCTGCCGGCGATCTGGAGAAGGGCGAGGAATCCCTGCGGAGGTCGCTCGACATCTACCGGAGTGAGACGCCGGACCACGCGCTCGCGGTGATGCCCGAACTGCACCTCGCGCGCATCCTCACGCTCCGTGCACGGACGGTGTCCACGGAGGCCGAGGGCTTGCGGCTGCTCGATGAGGCGCGTTCCATCCTCGAACCAGCCGTGCGCCGGCATGAAGGGGTCGCTCCGACCAGCCGGGAGCATGCGGCGCTGCTGTTCGCCCTCGCCGACACCTTCGTGCTGACCAAACCCGGCCGTGCGGCAGCGCTGTTGCGCCGTGCCCGCGAGATCGACCGGGCGGTCTTCGGCGACGTGCACGAGGAAGTGGGCATCGACACTGCGCGGCTCATGCAGGCGCAGCTCAACGCGGGCGATTC
- a CDS encoding M4 family metallopeptidase gives MSSRTAPHGVVPSYLLARLAESGRFPRAAAAARQTLTAGRPPFRARIDLSIDENGDLVAQLSSDAPRRSISDAGNTQKLPGALVRSEGEPPVDDAAVNEAYDGLGATFEMLLGAFGRNSLDGAGAPLDASVHYGVDYDNAFWDGSRMVFGDGDGEVFTGFTRSTTVIGHELAHGVVQHTAGLEYQGQPGALNESIADVFGALTEQYLRGQTAAEASWLIGAEIFTDAVQGQALRSMLHPGTAYDDDELGKDPQPDHMSGFVRTTEDNGGVHINSGIPNRAFALFAIDLGGNAWERAGTVWYRALTEGLPATATFAQFAEATIAAASTLDEQEGGNQLAEAARRAWSTVGVWEGERVPATD, from the coding sequence ATGAGCAGTCGCACAGCACCACACGGAGTCGTCCCCTCGTATCTGCTCGCGCGCCTCGCCGAGTCGGGCCGCTTCCCGCGCGCCGCCGCAGCCGCCCGCCAGACGCTCACCGCCGGCCGACCGCCGTTCCGCGCGCGCATCGACCTGTCGATCGACGAGAACGGCGACCTCGTCGCCCAGCTTTCTTCCGATGCGCCTCGGCGCAGCATCAGCGACGCGGGCAACACCCAGAAACTCCCCGGCGCGCTCGTGCGCAGCGAGGGCGAACCGCCGGTCGACGACGCCGCGGTCAACGAGGCGTACGACGGCCTGGGCGCGACGTTCGAGATGCTGCTGGGCGCGTTCGGCCGCAACTCCCTCGACGGCGCCGGGGCTCCGCTCGATGCGAGCGTGCACTATGGCGTCGACTACGACAACGCATTCTGGGATGGGTCGCGCATGGTGTTCGGCGACGGCGACGGCGAGGTCTTCACGGGCTTCACCCGTTCGACCACCGTGATCGGGCACGAGCTGGCGCACGGCGTGGTGCAGCACACCGCCGGTCTCGAGTACCAGGGGCAACCGGGAGCTTTGAACGAGTCGATCGCCGACGTGTTCGGTGCTCTCACAGAGCAGTACCTGCGCGGTCAGACAGCCGCCGAGGCCTCCTGGCTGATCGGCGCCGAGATCTTCACGGATGCCGTGCAGGGGCAGGCCCTCCGGTCGATGCTCCACCCGGGGACCGCGTATGACGACGACGAGCTCGGCAAAGACCCGCAGCCCGACCACATGAGCGGCTTCGTGCGCACCACGGAGGACAACGGGGGCGTGCACATCAACTCCGGCATCCCCAACCGCGCCTTCGCCCTCTTCGCGATCGACCTCGGCGGCAACGCCTGGGAACGTGCGGGAACGGTCTGGTACCGCGCGCTCACCGAAGGACTCCCCGCGACGGCGACCTTCGCGCAGTTCGCCGAGGCGACGATCGCCGCGGCGTCGACGCTCGACGAGCAGGAGGGAGGGAACCAACTCGCCGAAGCGGCTCGACGGGCATGGTCGACCGTGGGAGTCTGGGAGGGTGAGCGCGTCCCCGCAACCGACTGA
- a CDS encoding SDR family NAD(P)-dependent oxidoreductase — MTDAPDATPDLGTGDDTAPGLGDDTAPGPGDDNAPGRGIDPADLATTLRVLGGLHELDEDHPDFVAVRRATAKMFKAVKRARRKEIRDAIAEADKAVVARTATGAPDRIDDETRGIDLASSVIDAPIAGELIKPRNCYICKQPYTLVDAFYHQLCPDCARFSHGKRNARTDLTGKRALLTGGRAKIGMHIALRLLRDGAHTTITTRFPRDAVRRFSALPDAADWLHRLRVVGIDLRDPAQVIGLADSVAAQGPLDILINNAAQTVRRSPGAYSLLADAELQPLPDGPLPEMETFGHTADPHPQALQASVDAHPLLSVAALGGTVAEQGGQALTAEDLARLAMAPGSSSLAKHADGTAIDAGGLVPDVNRVNSWVQSVDQVDPLEMLEVQLCNTTAPFLLISRLRASMAASPARRKYVVNVSAMEGQFSRRYKGPGHPHTNMAKAALNMLTRTSAGEMLETDGILMTAVDTGWITDERPHFTKVRLAEEGFHAPLDLVDGAARVYDPIVRGEAGEDIHGVFLKDYGPSPW; from the coding sequence ATGACCGACGCGCCCGACGCCACCCCCGACCTCGGCACGGGCGACGACACCGCTCCCGGCCTGGGCGACGACACCGCTCCCGGCCCGGGCGACGACAACGCACCCGGCCGGGGCATCGACCCCGCCGACCTCGCGACGACTCTGCGCGTGCTCGGCGGCCTGCACGAGCTCGACGAGGACCACCCGGACTTCGTCGCCGTCCGCCGCGCGACCGCGAAGATGTTCAAGGCCGTCAAGCGCGCCCGCCGCAAGGAGATCCGCGACGCCATCGCTGAGGCCGACAAGGCCGTCGTCGCACGCACCGCCACCGGCGCCCCCGACCGCATCGACGACGAGACCCGCGGCATCGACCTGGCCTCGAGCGTGATCGACGCCCCCATCGCGGGCGAGCTCATCAAACCCCGCAACTGCTACATCTGCAAGCAGCCGTACACCCTCGTCGACGCGTTCTACCACCAGCTGTGCCCCGACTGCGCGCGGTTCAGCCACGGCAAGCGCAACGCCCGCACCGACCTCACCGGCAAGCGGGCCCTGCTCACCGGCGGTCGGGCGAAGATCGGCATGCACATCGCGCTGCGGCTGCTGCGCGACGGCGCGCACACCACCATCACGACGCGGTTCCCGCGCGACGCGGTGCGGCGTTTCTCGGCGCTGCCGGACGCGGCCGACTGGCTGCATCGGCTGCGCGTCGTGGGCATCGACCTGCGCGACCCGGCCCAGGTGATCGGCCTCGCCGACTCGGTCGCGGCGCAGGGTCCGCTCGACATCCTCATCAACAACGCCGCCCAGACCGTGCGGCGCTCGCCCGGCGCCTATTCGCTGCTGGCGGATGCCGAGCTGCAGCCGTTGCCCGACGGACCGCTGCCCGAGATGGAGACGTTCGGACATACCGCCGACCCGCACCCGCAGGCGCTGCAGGCATCGGTCGACGCGCATCCGCTGCTGTCGGTCGCGGCCCTCGGCGGCACGGTCGCGGAGCAGGGCGGTCAGGCGCTCACCGCCGAAGACCTCGCACGGCTCGCGATGGCCCCCGGCTCGTCGTCGCTCGCGAAGCACGCCGACGGGACCGCGATCGACGCCGGCGGGCTCGTGCCTGACGTGAACCGCGTGAACAGCTGGGTGCAGTCGGTCGACCAGGTCGATCCGCTCGAGATGCTCGAAGTGCAGCTGTGCAACACCACGGCGCCGTTCCTGCTGATCAGCCGCCTGCGCGCGTCGATGGCTGCGTCTCCGGCTCGCCGCAAGTACGTCGTGAACGTGTCGGCCATGGAAGGGCAGTTCTCCCGCCGCTACAAGGGGCCGGGGCACCCGCACACGAACATGGCGAAGGCCGCGCTCAACATGCTCACGCGCACGAGCGCCGGCGAGATGCTGGAGACCGACGGCATCCTGATGACCGCCGTCGACACCGGCTGGATCACCGACGAGCGTCCGCATTTCACGAAGGTGCGACTGGCGGAGGAGGGCTTCCACGCCCCGCTCGACCTCGTCGACGGCGCTGCCCGCGTGTACGACCCGATCGTGCGCGGCGAGGCCGGCGAGGACATCCACGGCGTCTTCCTCAAGGACTACGGGCCCAGCCCCTGGTGA
- a CDS encoding SRPBCC family protein yields MPVTDVTTDPENLTMTIVADFAAPVERVWSAYSDPRQLERFWGPPGWPATFTAWDHTVGGRAYYTLTGPRGEKSSGSWEFLSIDGPHSFEVLDSFVDDDGNPLEGFAPMRMKLTFEPTAEGTRMVGKSYFDSVEALEQVVAMGVIEGTKMAMSQLDAVLQDLREFAQGKGTIVELLDDTHVRITRLVEGPRELVWRAYNEEELMRKWMLGPDGWEMTECVIGTAPGDTHRTSWAPVGDTEGEAFGFEGEVILVDAPRRAVTTERMQGTEGPDTLNDLNLYEEDGATLVTLIIEYPDKETRDMILATGMAEGMEASYARLEREVLSADPVA; encoded by the coding sequence ATGCCCGTCACCGACGTCACCACCGACCCGGAGAACCTGACGATGACGATCGTCGCCGACTTCGCCGCACCCGTCGAACGGGTGTGGAGCGCCTACAGCGACCCGCGTCAGCTCGAGCGCTTCTGGGGCCCTCCCGGTTGGCCGGCGACCTTCACCGCTTGGGACCACACCGTCGGCGGCCGCGCCTACTACACGCTCACCGGCCCGCGCGGAGAGAAGTCGTCTGGCTCGTGGGAGTTCCTGTCGATCGACGGACCGCACAGTTTCGAGGTGCTCGACTCGTTCGTCGACGACGACGGCAACCCGCTCGAGGGTTTCGCCCCGATGCGCATGAAGCTGACGTTCGAGCCGACCGCCGAGGGCACCCGCATGGTCGGGAAGAGCTACTTCGACTCGGTCGAGGCACTGGAGCAGGTCGTCGCGATGGGGGTCATCGAGGGCACGAAGATGGCCATGAGCCAGCTCGACGCCGTGCTGCAGGATCTGCGCGAGTTCGCGCAGGGCAAGGGCACCATCGTCGAGCTGCTCGACGACACCCATGTGCGCATCACCCGGCTCGTCGAAGGCCCGCGCGAGCTGGTCTGGCGTGCGTACAACGAGGAGGAGCTGATGCGGAAGTGGATGCTCGGACCCGACGGATGGGAGATGACCGAGTGCGTCATCGGCACCGCGCCCGGCGACACGCACCGCACGTCGTGGGCACCGGTCGGCGACACCGAGGGTGAAGCCTTCGGCTTCGAGGGCGAGGTCATCCTCGTCGACGCTCCCCGTCGCGCCGTCACGACCGAGCGGATGCAGGGCACCGAGGGTCCGGACACGCTCAACGACCTCAACCTCTACGAAGAAGACGGCGCGACCCTCGTCACGCTCATCATCGAGTACCCCGACAAGGAGACGCGCGACATGATCCTCGCCACCGGCATGGCCGAGGGCATGGAAGCGTCGTACGCCCGCCTCGAACGCGAGGTGCTGTCGGCCGACCCTGTCGCCTGA
- a CDS encoding winged helix-turn-helix transcriptional regulator — translation MAEADEDIQQCDAAVTLAFSVLGKRWNGMIISALGAGPTTFVALRRAVAGISDTVLSDRLAELADAGLVVRTVDPGPPVTVSYTLSASGDGLLPILDQLGAWASANLASRAH, via the coding sequence ATGGCCGAGGCCGACGAAGACATCCAGCAGTGCGACGCCGCAGTCACACTGGCCTTCAGCGTGCTCGGCAAACGCTGGAACGGCATGATCATCTCCGCCCTCGGCGCGGGACCGACGACCTTCGTCGCACTGCGCCGGGCGGTCGCGGGGATCAGCGACACCGTGCTCTCCGATCGACTCGCCGAGCTCGCCGACGCCGGACTCGTGGTACGCACCGTCGACCCAGGGCCGCCCGTCACCGTCTCCTACACGCTGTCAGCCAGCGGCGACGGCCTGCTGCCGATCCTCGATCAGCTCGGCGCGTGGGCCTCGGCGAACCTCGCCTCACGCGCGCACTGA
- a CDS encoding FMN-dependent NADH-azoreductase, which produces MSLFRLDASIFPASSASRALADLVEAEWTASHPDSTVTRRDLAADPVPATAWADAVTGGFLPEDQRTDRQNEARALARTFADELIGADALLFAVPLYNYGVSQHFKTWFDLAYTDPRIDPTGTALRGKPATLVTVLGGNYAPGTPKEGWDHSTGWLRRVLKDVWGLDLRVVQRPFTLVGVNPALDAFTDVARELKEAAEDSARTYGRELAERRGSNAA; this is translated from the coding sequence ATGTCCCTGTTCCGCCTGGACGCCAGCATCTTTCCCGCATCCTCGGCAAGCCGCGCACTGGCCGACCTCGTCGAAGCGGAGTGGACCGCATCCCACCCCGACTCGACGGTGACCCGCCGCGACCTGGCCGCCGACCCCGTCCCGGCGACGGCCTGGGCGGATGCCGTCACCGGCGGGTTCCTCCCCGAGGACCAGCGCACCGACCGCCAGAACGAGGCCAGGGCCCTCGCGCGGACCTTCGCCGACGAGCTCATCGGCGCCGACGCGCTGCTGTTCGCCGTTCCCCTGTACAACTACGGCGTCTCGCAGCACTTCAAGACCTGGTTCGACCTCGCCTACACCGATCCGCGCATCGACCCGACCGGCACCGCGCTGCGTGGCAAGCCCGCGACCCTGGTCACGGTGCTCGGCGGCAACTACGCCCCGGGGACGCCCAAGGAGGGCTGGGACCACTCGACCGGCTGGCTGCGTCGCGTGCTCAAAGACGTCTGGGGGCTCGACCTGCGCGTGGTGCAGCGTCCGTTCACCCTCGTCGGCGTGAACCCCGCCCTCGACGCCTTCACCGACGTCGCCCGCGAGCTCAAGGAAGCCGCCGAGGACTCCGCCCGCACCTACGGCCGGGAACTCGCCGAGCGTCGCGGCTCCAACGCCGCCTGA
- a CDS encoding sulfatase-like hydrolase/transferase → MAALAVLTVVVTLLGGGAVTPMQAQAASAPRNVVMIMADDLSWDLVPYMSELQRLMADGVSFDNYYVTNSLCCVSRSSILTGRFPHNTGVYQNSGPMGGIEAFRRGLMQSGETRDNEQFTYAVQAQDRGYYTMLEGKYLNGYNNAFGVGDVVRRPAGWTMWRPYNNGAYGEMNFAIGIPGKKAIKNTTYGTDTQINRARSFIPNMAKLGKSFHATFVPFSTHAGDLKNPEVRSFPAAPRDLPKTAANPAGEFPGGDCGKQPDGVQRSCYDIRIESLPGNGKMDCAKDFYELPYAKPDGKDDACELQQYLHDRIRMAQSLDELIGAVRSELEKNGLWDSTYLVFTSDNGFHLGQGVDLGLIENGGDPYKIGKGSPYETDLRVPLVVAGADAAKGMVRTELTQSVDLLPTFSAMQPSISGVQTTFADNDGMDLLPLIRGEQVSNWRQWAYSVHTKVSDPSTAGPDSEPGTLVQEGFFSLRANGELYVQHVTGADRGTISRYSVEGPSAGRLNSPLPWEELPAAKKEQIQAQFARFAACGGGETSAQSCQSAARVPAL, encoded by the coding sequence ATGGCTGCACTCGCGGTGCTCACCGTTGTCGTGACCCTCCTCGGCGGAGGCGCGGTGACGCCGATGCAGGCGCAAGCGGCGAGCGCTCCGCGCAACGTCGTCATGATCATGGCCGACGACCTCTCGTGGGACCTGGTGCCGTACATGTCCGAACTTCAACGGCTCATGGCCGACGGTGTCTCCTTCGACAACTACTACGTCACGAACTCCCTGTGTTGCGTGTCTCGGTCATCGATCCTCACCGGCCGCTTCCCGCACAACACGGGCGTCTACCAGAACTCCGGCCCGATGGGCGGAATCGAGGCCTTCCGCAGGGGGCTCATGCAGTCGGGGGAGACCCGAGACAACGAGCAGTTCACCTATGCGGTGCAGGCACAGGACCGCGGCTACTACACGATGCTCGAGGGCAAATATCTCAACGGCTACAACAACGCGTTCGGGGTGGGTGACGTGGTGCGCCGCCCCGCAGGCTGGACGATGTGGCGTCCGTACAACAACGGCGCCTATGGGGAGATGAACTTCGCCATCGGCATCCCCGGCAAGAAGGCGATCAAGAACACGACCTACGGAACCGACACTCAGATCAACCGAGCCCGCAGCTTCATTCCGAACATGGCGAAGCTCGGCAAGAGCTTCCATGCGACGTTCGTCCCGTTCTCCACTCACGCCGGCGATCTGAAGAACCCCGAGGTGCGGAGCTTCCCCGCCGCCCCGCGCGATCTGCCGAAGACCGCGGCCAACCCCGCGGGAGAGTTCCCCGGAGGCGACTGCGGTAAGCAGCCCGACGGCGTACAGCGCTCCTGCTACGACATCCGCATCGAGTCGCTGCCGGGCAACGGGAAGATGGACTGCGCCAAGGACTTCTACGAACTGCCCTACGCGAAGCCCGACGGCAAGGACGACGCCTGCGAGCTGCAGCAGTATCTGCACGACAGGATCCGCATGGCCCAGTCGCTCGACGAGCTCATCGGAGCGGTGCGCAGCGAGCTGGAGAAGAACGGGCTGTGGGACTCGACCTATCTCGTGTTCACCTCCGACAACGGCTTCCACCTCGGGCAGGGGGTCGACCTCGGTCTCATCGAGAACGGCGGCGATCCCTACAAGATCGGCAAGGGATCGCCATACGAGACCGACCTGCGCGTTCCGCTTGTCGTCGCGGGTGCGGATGCCGCGAAGGGGATGGTGCGCACCGAGCTCACACAGTCTGTCGATCTGCTGCCGACCTTCTCCGCGATGCAGCCGAGCATCTCAGGTGTGCAGACCACGTTCGCGGACAACGACGGCATGGACCTCCTGCCTCTCATTCGCGGCGAGCAGGTGTCGAACTGGCGGCAGTGGGCGTACTCGGTGCACACGAAGGTCTCCGATCCGAGCACGGCGGGCCCGGACTCGGAGCCGGGAACTCTGGTGCAGGAAGGCTTCTTCTCCCTGCGCGCGAACGGCGAGCTCTACGTGCAGCATGTGACGGGCGCAGATCGCGGGACGATCTCGCGGTACTCGGTGGAGGGGCCGTCCGCCGGGCGCCTGAACTCCCCGCTTCCGTGGGAGGAGTTGCCGGCGGCGAAGAAGGAGCAGATCCAGGCGCAGTTCGCCCGGTTCGCGGCCTGCGGTGGCGGCGAGACGTCGGCGCAGTCGTGCCAGAGCGCCGCCCGGGTGCCCGCGCTCTGA